One segment of Arvicanthis niloticus isolate mArvNil1 chromosome 5, mArvNil1.pat.X, whole genome shotgun sequence DNA contains the following:
- the Fbxo42 gene encoding F-box only protein 42: protein MASSSDSEDDSFMAVDQEETTPEGTMEQDEDPHQVLEVEEMRHNRSMSELPEEVLEYILSFLSPYQEHKTAALVCKQWYRLIKGVAHQCYHGFMKAVQEGNIQWESRTYPYPGTPITQRFSHSACYYDANQSMYVFGGCTQSSCNAAFNDLWRLDLNSKEWIRPLASGSYPSPKAGATLVVYKDLLVLFGGWTRPSPYPLHQPERFFDEIHTYSPSKNWWNCIVTTHGPPPMAGHSSCVIGDKMIVFGGSLGSRQMSNEVWVLDLEQWAWSKPNISGPSPHPRGGQSQIVIDDATILILGGCGGPNALFKDAWLLHMHPGPWAWQPLKVENEDHGAPELWCHPACRVGQCVVVFSQAPSGRAPLSPSLNSRPSPISATPPALVPETREYRSQSPVRSVDEAPCVNGRWGTLRPRAQRQTPSGSREGSLSPARGDGSPILNGGNLSPGTAAVGGASLDSPVQVVSPSTPSASDGYDLKVGLALAPRRGSLPDQRDLRLSSIDLNWDLKSASSSSHVDSTDNRTIAGSVRHPPEQTNGAHTPPHVASALAGAVSPGALRRSLEAIKAMSSKGPSASAALSPPLGSAPSSPGSQSLSSGETVPIPRPGPAQGDGHSLPPIARRLGHHPPQSLNVGKPLYQSMNCKPMQMYVLDIKDTKEKGRVKWKVFTSSSVVGPPETSLHTVVQGRGELIIFGGLMDKKQNVKYYPKTNALYFVRAKR from the exons ATGGCCAGCTCCTCGGACAGTGAAGATGACAGTTTCATGGCCGTGGACCAAGAAGAAACTACACCGGAAGGGACAATGGAGCAAGATGAGGACCCCCACCAAGTGTTGGAGGTTGAGGAGATGAGACATAATAGGTCCATGTCTGAGCTGCCAGAAGAGGTTTTGGAGTATATTCTGTCCTTCCTCTCACCGTATCAGGAACACAAGACTGCAGCCCTGGTCTGCAAACAGTGGTATCGGCTTATCAAAG GTGTAGCCCACCAGTGTTACCATGGTTTCATGAAGGCTGTCCAGGAAGGAAACATTCAGTGGGAGAGCCGGACTTACCCTTACCCGGGGACCCCCATCACTCAGCGCTTCTCCCACA GTGCGTGCTATTATGATGCCAATCAGTCTATGTATGTCTTTGGGGGCTGTACCCAGAGCAGTTGCAACGCCGCCTTCAATGACCTCTGGAGGCTCGACCTAAATAGCAAAGAGTGGATTCGACCGCTGGCCTCAG GGTCCTATCCTTCCCCCAAAGCTGGGGCCACTCTGGTCGTGTACAAGGACTTGCTAGTGCTATTTGGTGGCTGGACAAGGCCAAGTCCCTATCCCTTACACCAACCAGAGAGATTCTTTGATGAAATTCACACGTATTCACCATCAAAAAACTG GTGGAACTGCATTGTCACCACGCACGGGCCTCCTCCCATGGCTGGCCATTCCTCCTGTGTGATAGGTGATAAAATGATTGTCTTCGGTGGCTCCTTAGGATCCCGGCAGAT GAGCAATGAAGTCTGGGTCCTTGACCTGGAGCAGTGGGCGTGGTCCAAGCCGAACATCTCTGGCCCCAGTCCTCACCCCAGAGGTGGCCAGTCTCAG ATTGTTATAGATGATGCAACTATCCTGATCCTTGGTGGCTGTGGCGGTCCCAATGCT CTCTTCAAAGATGCCTGGCTACTGCACATGCACCCGGGTCCCTGGGCCTGGCAGCCACTCAAGGTAGAAAACGAAGACCATGGAGCCCCAGAACTCTGGTGTCATCCAGCCTGCCGG GTGGGACAGTGTGTGGTGGTCTTCAGCCAGGCGCCCAGCGGGAGAGCACCCCTCAGCCCCAGTTTGAACTCTCGCCCGTCACCTATCAGTGCCACTCCTCCAGCCCTGGTTCCTGAGACCCGAGAGTACCGTTCCCAGTCCCCCGTGAGGAGTGTGGATGAAGCTCCCTGTGTTAATGGCCGCTGGGGAACCCTGAGGCCCAGGGCTCAAAGGCAGACTCCCTCGGGTTCCCGGGAAGGGAGCCTCTCCCCAGCCAGAGGAGATGGCTCTCCCATCCTCAATGGTGGAAATTTGTCTCCAGGGACAGCAGCTGTTGGGGGTGCTTCCTTAGACAGCCCTGTACAGGTGGTATCTCCAAGCACCCCGTCTGCCTCTGATGGGTACGACCTAAAAGTAGGACTGGCTCTAGCTCCCCGACGAGGGTCTTTACCAGATCAAAGGGACCTGAGGTTAAGTTCCATTGATCTGAATTGGGACCTGAAGTCTGCTTCCAGTAGCAGTCATGTGGATAGTACAGATAACAGGACAATTGCAGGGAGTGTgagacaccctccagaacagACCAATGGTGCTCACACCCCACCACATGTGGCCAGTGCCCTTGCCGGGGCTGTATCTCCAGGTGCCCTGCGTCGGAGTTTGGAAGCCATCAAAGCGATGTCGTCCAAAGGCCCCTCAGCCTCGGCAGCACTGAGTCCTCCTCTTGGGTCTGCCCCAAGTTCTCCTGGGAGTCAGAGCCTAAGCAGTGGAGAAACAGTGCCCATCCCCCGTCCAGGACCAGCTCAAGGAGATGGTCATTCCTTACCCCCCATTGCTCGCCGCCTGGGCCACCACCCTCCACAGTCCCTCAATGTTGGCAAACCCTTGTACCAGAGTATGAACTGCAAACCCATGCAGATGTATGTGCTGGACATTAAAGACACCAAGGAGAAGGGCCGGGTCAAGTGGAAAGTCTTTACCAGCAGTTCTGTGGTCGGACCTCCTGAAACCAGCCTGCACACAGTGGTACAGGGCCGGGGAGAGCTCATCATATTTGGAGGGCTCATGGACAAGAAGCAGAATGTGAAGTACTATCCAAAAACAAACGCCTTGTACTTTGTGCGAGCAAAGAGATAA